In Nicotiana tabacum cultivar K326 chromosome 10, ASM71507v2, whole genome shotgun sequence, the DNA window AAATAACGGCGGTTTGCCAAAACCGCCGCAATATAAATCATAATACGACGGTGTTCCAGACGCCATTAGTGCTTATGTTAAAATGGCGTTTTTTTTACAATTACGCGGTTCCAAACCGCCACTAATGTTTAATATTAAGAACTTTATTAAAAACATTATGCCATCAAAACAGACGTCTCTCTTTCTCTTTAAACCACAGACCTTCTCTCTAcacctctctctttctctctaagCCCTAGATAAATATGTATCAATTTCATTCCCCCAAATCGTTTAAGGTCTAAATAAACAGACGTTTTGCCATAGCTTTTATGTAAGGAGATCAGATTTCAAGTTGTTTAAGGTAATGTGTTTGAGACGATAGCCCTTTTCTGATAATCCGGTTTCAAGTCGTTCGTGTAATTCCTTTCAAATTGCCGTTGATTTCACTGATTTAAGGCGTGCATGTGTGTGTATTGGATGGATATCAGTTTGAATCATTGATTTTAGCCATGAATTTCACTGATTTAGGTTTCGATTTTGCTGATTTAGCCATTAATTTCATTGATTTTAGGCGTGCATGTGTGTGTATTGGACGAAGATCAGTTTAAATCACTGATTTTAGCTGTCGATTCACTGCTTAAGCCATCAATTTCACCGTTTGGCAGTCAATTTTTTTGATTCAGCCGTCGATTTCACTGGTTTAAACATTTAAGAGAGTGTGTTGCTTCTCTGGATCAAAGTACTTCTTTGTGTGTTTAACAGCTGTTAATGGGACACGAAATGAAATGCAAACTGTTGAACCTACTGGTATGTACCTGAAATGGACAATTCTTTGGATTTAATTAACTTATAGATACCGAGTGTTAAAAAATTTACTCTCGTAATGTATTTTAACCCTATTATAGAAGATACATGTCTAATTTTTTAAGGTTACTAATCCCACACTTTTACTATCAATGTATGGGAGTTAAACTCCAGCTCTTTTGTTGCTTTTATTAACcaacttttcttttgctttttcttgttttttgtgCTCCTTTATTCTCTATGTCGTTGATTACTACGTGTTCTTTTGGATTGTTTATCTTCAGATCCTAATTGACTAATGTTATCTTGTGGATATCATGCAGAGTTTCCATTTGAATTTCGAGCTTTAGAAGTAGCACTAGAAGGTGTATGCAGTTATCTTGACACTCAGACACGAGAACTAGAGACCGCTGCTTACCCAGCTTTAGATGAGCTCACCTCCAAGGTAAGATTAGTAAACCAAAAAACAAGCTTAAATGTTTGATTAAGTGATTATTATTCTTTGATTTTCATATAGTGGCTATGAACTAGCTTTTTCAGTTTGATAATGTGATATTATCTTATATCTTCTTTTCTAGCCATGCCAATTGATAAATCTTGGATTAGCAAACCACGAAATACACTTGAATACGCAGATGGGCTTAGAAAATTTCTGGATTTTGCTTTTGAGTATGGGTCTATTGATGGGCGTGTAATTAAGTGTCCGTGTCCGATAATAGAGAGGAGACATGCTACAGCATCTGTATCTGATAATAAACATGCTGCAGTTTCTTCTACTTGGGCAACTTCTTCTTTATTCTCTTCTACTTCTTCCTTACCTTTGATTAATACATATTCTTGTTCTTCATCAGGAGAAGTAGAAGAGGTACAACTCAAGTTCTTGGCATGAAATGCAAGAATACCATTACATCATATGCATGCATGTGTGGCCTTTTGTTTTGTggtgataatagaactggaatTGAATGTAGAGGTTTAGCAGATGCATAAGGTTCTTTGTTTGTTGATTGAGGTTTGATTGGTGTCCCATGTTCTTGTGTGGCTTTTTGTTTGTTAATGGTGTTTAGAGCAGAAATTTTAATTCAGAAGTTTGGGATTAATGTTTTGTGCGTGGAACAAATTCAATTGGTCGAGTTGTCCAATCGTGGAAAGCATGTTTTTGTGTTTGTTATTCCCACTTAGTTCCTTTCTTGGGAAACAACAAAGGTTTTCGATTATTCCGGTCGGTATTTGAATTCTGTGATAATAACAGAATAACTAGTTGTCCAAAACATTTTCCAGATGCATGTATATATGTAGAGCTGTTGGGGTCCTAACTAATCACTTTGTTCAACCATGTATATATGTAGAGATGCCAAAGCAAAATCGGGTGAAAAATTCCTTCAAATCAATCAAAGGGAGCTCTTCACTTGCTCCAGAGCAGTCATCACATGCTCAGTCTCAGGCTCAAGCTTCATATTCATCTTCTGATCGAGACTCTTTACGTCATACACAACCCATcattccatcttcatcaactaaTAGAGTCTCGTCACAAAATGGCATTCTAGCTTCATCAATTAATAGAGTCTCCTCACAGAATCGCATTCCAACTTCATCAACTAACAGAGTCTCGTCACAGAATGGCATTCCAGCTTCATCAACTAATAGAGTCTCGTCACAGAATGGcattccatcttcatcatctgatgGAGTCTCTTCACAACCAACTACACGTAGACGAGTTACAGATGACTCGGAGCCTCGTGATTGGGTTGTCGATGTTATAGGTACATATGAATTATAAATGATTTTGTTTTCCTCgattaatatttttatatgttcTTTATTTTGTTGCAGATGAACGTCAAGTGATAAAATCTATTAGGTTGAAGGTTCAGGATGTCCATAACTTGGAGAATGGATCGCGTATAATTGTAGAATGTGATGAGTTTGCTCAACCTATTGGAAAATCAGCCGGCCTTCTTGCAGGATTTTTGGGGCAGCTTGCTACAAATCCTCGATACTTTCCTATTGGCTTCGAGAGTTGGGCATCCATGCCTAAACCTTTTGTGAACCGTGCTTTTAATGATTTCGTAATGGTAATGCCTTTTAATTCTTTTGCTTAGTTTGTATGTTATAGCTCTGTCAGTAGTAAACTAACATATATTATTTTTGTGAAGTCTCGGTTTTCCTTTACGAGTGATCCGCAAAAGGTAAAAGGTTGGATTAACAATTCACTTAACAAAAAGTGGAAGGAATTCAGGCTTAAACTATATCATGAGGCTGAGGATCCATTGTTGAGTAAAGAGGATATCATCAAGAATGTTCCAGAAGGCATTCCCATGGACCAATGGGCATTGTTTGTTAACTATCGTTTTAAAGAGGAAACAAAggttgttgttcttcttcttcttgtttcaCTACTTGTCTCTGCTGCTGCTTCTTCTCTGCCACTGATGTgacttctttttttccctttttgactCGTAGGCGCTTTGCTTGAGAAATCAACGGATTCGAGGACAACAAACACTTCCCCATACTAGTGGTGCTATGAGTTTGGCTAGAAGAAGGGCTTTGATGGTTGTTTAATATGACGTACTTACTGTCGCTTTAATGTGACAAGTGTTATTTagtttaattttactttttaaaactTTCAGAAGAAACAGGGAAAAGAAGTTGATCGCGGCAAAGTGTGGACTGAGACTCATAAGAGGAAAGATGGGAGTTATGTGAATGATCAAGCTAGGGAGATTGGGGTAAGTGTCTATCACTATTTTCTGCATTCCATATTCTGATCGTGTTAGTTCTGCTAAGTTGAATATTATCGGCTGAGTTGGACACATTGGTGAATCTGTAACAATTTTGGCATTAGATTTCTGAGTTTGGGGCAATGGTTTGACAGTCAATTTCTGTATTGTACACCAGTTCTCTGTGCGCTAAGAGTTTGATATTCTGAAGCTTGATCTGTTGAAGTTTGCCACAATTTCTGGAGAAGTTGAGGAGTAAATTAAGCTGAAATTTCTGCGCAGTTTGGCTCTAGTTTTTCTGATCAGTTGAGAGAATTCTGCACATTTTTGAGTATTGCATTGTCTGGTTTAACTGTGGGGTTAACTGAAGCTTAGGGAATTTAACCTAAACTGGAATTTCAGTAGTGTATTGCGACATACATCCTGCAATGTGAAGGGTAGTCCAGTTTCTGCTGTTAAATTCAACAGTGAGAGTTGTTGAATGTGATAGAAGCTGCAGATTAAGCAGTTCGCTGATCGTCTGCCCAAAATATCTGCAATTCCTGTCCATTTGCTGATACATTGTCTGCAAAACGGAAATTCCAGCAGCTTTAGTTTGTCCTGCTTCTTTTAAAAAGTTGTGCACTTCAGAATCTACCCATTGACTCGATCCTTAgcttttgtaattatattttgtctCTCGTGtaggaaagaattgaagaaattcgAAGACAAAAACCAGAAACTCGGGCAGAAATTTCACCGAATGACGCGCTTGGTGTAGTCTTCGGTCCCGAGCACCCTGGCCGTGTTCGAGGCTTAGGCATGGGTGCAGTTCCAACTGTAGTATTCAAGCAAACATCAAGACAAGATGGTTGTTCTTATATGGGCGCAGCTAGCACTAGTGCTCCACCTCCACAATGGGTGCAAGAGATGGCAAATATGCGATCACAATTAAATGTGCTAACCAGCTTATTTCAAATGAAAATAGGAAATATCCCCGAGGAGTTTGCTCACTTATTTCCGACTCCTTCACAGGTAATTTAACTAATTTCCTAGTCTTTTACGTACAGTTCTCCACATTCCACACTCTGGTTTTTCATTTCTAATAATATGCTAAGTAGTGAATTAGAGTTAATTTTGACCCTACAATTTAGGTTCACCGTGATCCCAATATTTTCTTTTACACATGGATTTTGTTTTATGTGGTCTGTAAGCCAATACTGGaacttgtttttaattttttatacaATGCACCAGCTTAGGACCTTAGGTGTTAGAATTTGTTAGGAGATCTTACTGAACTGAATCAATTAGTTCACGAATGATGGTCTTTTCCGGATGAAAATAGTGTTGAAGAAATTGAATTCTTAATCTGGAAGGCTTTATGAACATTGACAGGATGGAGGAAAGGTGTTGTTGGGTGTCTAATGAAATGTATTATCAAGTCATGTAATTGTCTTGTTTGTCATGTTTGCCCAGTTCTTACGTGCTTCCTTAAATGCCTATATTCATATTCTTGTGTGATGTGAGATGGCATGTGATCGCAATTTATTATCTGGTACATCCGATTCAGGTGTCTTCAGCAAGACTACTTTATCAATAGGTGAACTTTAGATTTATGACATGCTAGGCCTATCGTCTGGACATTGCTGCACACACAATAGACCTACATGGAATGATCTTTGCACTTGAGACAGGTTGCTTGACTCCCTTAGATGTGCATTTATTAGTTCCAAAACCCTGCCTTCATTGAAGAGGATCCACACCTGAACATTTGATGTCATGCAGTTAGATGAAATATGTTTTACTAACATGATTTTTGCTCCATAACAAAAAGAGTTCCTACATGTCCTAGAAGATTATGGTGATGGTCTGGATAGAAGAACCCTCTATTTCTTAGATCAAATAATTTAACAGGAGAGTTGCCATATTCGTTAGGTAATCTTTCATCTCTAATTGCCTTAGCAGCACCAGAGAATAGATTAGAAGGAAGTATACCATATTCTTTAGGCTCGATTGACTAACTTGAGCTATATTTCTCTTGGTGTTAATATGATTTCTGGTGCTATTCCCATTTCACTCTTTAACTTATCATCTCTTTATCATTTTGCTGCTCCAGTTAACCAACTTAAAGGAAGTCTTTCCATAGATATTGGATCGACTCTTCCAAGTCTTCGCTTACTTTATTTGCTCATTATGCATGGTATTGTACAATACAATTTGAATTACTTAATGTTATGCTATGCAGGCACCCAATCTAGGAGATGGCGTTCCGTCACCAACTGGGCCTAGAAGATCCTTTGACGGAAGTAACTATGAAAATGGAGCAAGCAACAATTAGTAATCATTGTTAGGATGAACTATGTTTTTTTGTGTTGTACCTATTGAGTAACTCTCTTAACTGTCTGCACCTTAAACTTGAATCTTGGATGATGTAACTATTGAGTtgctctcttaactctctacacCTTAAACTTGAATCTTGGATGATGTGGATTTTGGGTATATTTTAATATGATCAATATTTTGCTTATCTAAGTCTCTACTATAATTTATGTTAATTATTATGATGGGTGCTTGATAACATATTATGATGGATTTTGTGCGGTAGAAAGGATAAAGGATTGGAATtgaaaaattattaaaagtaTTACAATTATGGCAGTATAAAATGGCCAAAATTTGAAAGGGACAACAATTACAGCAAATTAAACAGCCGTATTTACATATGCATATTGCGGCAGTTTTATCTACATATTGCGGCGGTTCGCCTTGAACCGCCGTATTACACGTTTTGGCGGTAACGATTACGGCGATTATCTTGGACGCCATTAATGATAATAACGGCGGTTCTTAACCGCCACTATAAGTAACTATGACTGCCGCAATTACCCCAGTTTTTTTGTAGTGTATGCAATGTTAGGATACTAAGGAAGTTGAGATCAAGTTTATTTTTTCTGGCTTGTTAGATTCTGTCTTATTCTTTTTCCGGTACTTATTAGTCCTTTGGCACTTTATTTAATAACTTTTAATTCAATGAGAGGTAATATATAAATTCGGTAGAAGTAAAATGAAGAGGGGAGAGAGAATAAAGCAGTAACACAAACGATACATATGATGTTGCAATTGCAAGAAAGTTGTTATTTGATGaagcaaacaattaataatattACAGTAATTCATGTTAATGGGGTTGTGCCATTACAAACGGATTTAATATTTTACCTCAGAAATTTAGATTTGCAGAACTGATGGATGTAGGTGTAAAATGGTGAAGGAGAAGTTGAGTGCATTATAAACTGTATTACTTTACTGGTATTTTCcagcttctttttcttcattccaTTATTTGTTTTTTAGCTTTTCCAAATTTTGGGAGAAGGGATGAACAGTATGGTAATGCACTTGGTAGATCAATGAAGTGGATCATCATGTGAGCCATATagatttcttttctctttattaGAAAAGctcatatttttccttcttttgcattCAACAAGAAATTTGAATGTCCTCTCAGaaatttgtacaagtttgaatcaAACACTAACATCTTCTCTGGTTTTAGCTTTGCTCGGCTCAACaacttattttcattaattactcttgcttaattttctatttttactgGTGAAGATTGCTCgttttctctttttccttgttTTGTATTTGGTATTCACAAAAGGCATAACATATATTTTGATGTTCCATGAAGGTTATTGCATTGCATCCGCTTTTTATGTTCATTGGAGCTTCTCATTGATGTCATATaccaatttcaataaaattttctTATTTTAACTGTTGGATATCCAGTGCAGTCTGGTGACGAGAGGGTTTCTTAGGTGGTGAGTGTTGAGCTAGCTGTAGGCATGGAAGTGAGAAGCATAGCCAGAAGTTTTTTGTTTTGATGGGTCCATAGCTGGACTTAAAGACATATTAATAAATATGCTACTACTCGCCAGGAACTCGCCAGGAATACAGCCTAAGACGGAAGTAACAATGGTGATTGATGTCATAAGGAAGACTTTGATCACTCATTATAAAAACACTATGGAAGACTTTGAACAGTGGCACAAGCCAAACGTGGCCAATTACAGGCTTTTCTACCAGGCCATATTATGAACGTGAGGGGAAGAACTTCAACTGTTCCCATTTCTGAAAGTGTTTCTGGGATTTTGGATTCTATTTATTGCTCGGTTTATCCCACCAGGAGACAAGACAAAGTGGTTTGATTTGGTATCCTTGATATCCAATTCAGTGATAGCATTGCGGGTTGATGCGTTTATATGTAGCATATGGACTAGGTTCTCAGTCTATGAAACTATTCAACTAAGCATTTCTGAAATTATCACTCGGCCTTTTGGAAGACAAATGTGGTGATTCAATTCAAGCATGGGTGTGTTTGGATGAGAAAGACAAGTCTGAGCATCATAGAGACATTTGCAATTTTTCTTCATTGTattaaatcataaaaaaatagttCAGTAGAGTGAATAGAATTTTAGAGCCTACATTTGACGTGTTGATGTACCTTTTGGCAGCAACCATATCTAGTTGTTAAAATAAAGCATATTTGGTGTTACTAATGGAACATGGTTAAAATCTAACTATTACTACGCATGCTACTTAGGTGTCACCGTTAAAAATTAAACTCCTAGTTTTTATAATTAtaggtgtcacgatccaaaccgatgggccgcaacgggcacccggtaccttactcaaccgagtaccaatgtaacgtatctttcttattacatcatcatatacacgtgacatacgggcctaataggccaacatgatcattggatATGAATCAATACATGCCTGCAAGCGAATGGGAGCGCAATGTTCTGAGCCTCTGCTGTATGGAATATATATTGGTCCTGCATTCCAATTCAACTCTtcaagtaacaattttaaatataACGCACGAATTTAGTAGGAAAAAGTATTTGGAATTAGTAGCTCGGGAACGAGGAATTCGTGAACCACGCCACGTTGGCGGTCGAGAACGGTGACTTTATATGTGGGAACTGAGGGAGAATAGCTGCTACCATTTTGGCCGGCGACTGGAGTTTGAAATTTAGGAGTAGTTTTGCGGCGGCATTTGACGGAATTCAAAGAGAAGTTGACGAAATTGAGAGAAGATAGTCACCGGAGAAGGGGGGAAGTGCAGGCGCTACAAGGAGGTTGAAGAAGATCCATTGACCGAAGAAGAGGTTTTGTTGTTTCTGTTTCAGGGGGCAACTGGATAAAGGTCGGAATAATTAACTAATGATCTTTCAGTGTTCATTATTTGAGCCTTTTAGCAAATACTGTCCCTTATTCCAAAGTATGTCTATTTTTGTCCTTTAAATATTGCTCTGGACATCTTTAGtcccttatatttgttaaaataaAGCATATTTGGTGTTACTAATGGAACATGGTTAAAATCTAACTATTACTACGCATGCTACTTAGGTGTCACCGTTAAAAATTAAACTCCTAGTCTTGaacttattgtcacgacccaatccgaTGGgtcgtgacgggcacccggtaccttactgaACCGAGTACCattgtaacgtatctttcttattacatcatcatatacacatgacatgcgggcctaataggccaacatgatcatttataaactcaaaacgtaggccgacaaggccgtacaatctttcacgtacacgagatatgtctacaagcctctaagagtacataaatatcataaaggtcgggacagagtctcgccataccaaacaatgcacgtctaaatcatactaatcaaacacgcaactccgaagcacatggagcgcaccaacatcttccgctgagctgatagcctacttggagggctctcaacctatctatctggacctgcgggcatgaaacacagcgtccccaggcaaaagggacgtcagtacgaaaaatgtaccgagtatgtaaggcacataaacaagcacataacagacatggaagaaaaagggggtacatgactcaacctgtaagtctgaataacc includes these proteins:
- the LOC107825383 gene encoding uncharacterized protein LOC107825383, which produces MPKQNRVKNSFKSIKGSSSLAPEQSSHAQSQAQASYSSSDRDSLRHTQPIIPSSSTNRVSSQNGILASSINRVSSQNRIPTSSTNRVSSQNGIPASSTNRVSSQNGIPSSSSDGVSSQPTTRRRVTDDSEPRDWVVDVIDERQVIKSIRLKVQDVHNLENGSRIIVECDEFAQPIGKSAGLLAGFLGQLATNPRYFPIGFESWASMPKPFVNRAFNDFVMSRFSFTSDPQKVKGWINNSLNKKWKEFRLKLYHEAEDPLLSKEDIIKNVPEGIPMDQWALFVNYRFKEETKALCLRNQRIRGQQTLPHTSGAMSLARRRALMKKQGKEVDRGKVWTETHKRKDGSYVNDQAREIGERIEEIRRQKPETRAEISPNDALGVVFGPEHPGRVRGLGMGAVPTVVFKQTSRQDGCSYMGAASTSAPPPQWVQEMANMRSQLNVLTSLFQMKIGNIPEEFAHLFPTPSQAPNLGDGVPSPTGPRRSFDGSNYENGASNN